One Mesotoga sp. BH458_6_3_2_1 genomic window, ACTTTTCGAGTTCATGTGCCTGTCCTTTGAGAAAAACGGTTCTTCGTTCCGACGCTACGCGTCCAGGTTCTTAGTTCTTTTTCAGCATCACGTTACTCTGAGATTGTTTCAACATTTAGGCGCCTTTTGCGAAAACGTCACATCACGTCATGCTGAAATTGTTTCAGCATGACGGCGGGCTTTCCGAATACGTCAAATACAGTCATTCTGAACTTGTTTCAGAATCTCGACGTTTCTTTCCAGTCACCCGCATGCTTTCCCTCGGAGAACGGACAACTTTCCAACGGTAAACCTGTTTCTCCTGCTCTTCCAAACCCGCCACCTGCTACCACCGACTACGTTCTCATAAGCCCAGATCCTGAACAGGAGCTTTTCAGACAGAATAGGTTCGTTCAACTATTGAGGAGGACGATCTCTATCCTTGGGAAGACTGATCCTCAATAGCGGGCGTGCCGCCGCACGCCCCTACATCCGTTTGGATCGAATTTATTCGCACATGCAACTCCGTGCAACTTGGAACTTGTAACTGTTATTTTCTGAGAACGGACAACCATTCAACGGTCAGCCGTTTCTCCTGCCCTTACGAACCCGCTACCTGCTACCACCGACCACGGTTTTTTTCACAAATCTCTAGCAAAGAGCCTGTTCGCTCTCTTGATAAGTATAGGCCACGTGACTACAATACCAACTAAAGCGATTGCGGTCAATATGATGGTCATTATTGTCCCGGATATGGTGTCCTTCAACAAGAACGCGAGATATCCAAGACCGCCCACGTAACCAAAGACGACCGGAATCGAAAGCGCGACGTTAACGTTCTGCTTCATGGCTCTCTGAGGGTTCTCCCATTCAAGGATCGGCTTTATCGAGTCGATTATCATTTGTAGAATGTTCAAGAATGTGAGAGTCAATGCTCCAACAACAAATACAACAAGCGCTTCTAAGAAAGACAGACCAAGGATCAGACTAAGAGCGACTGCGCCGAATGCCGGTCCTATCAAACTCAGCGTCTCGATATGAAGGAATTTGACTTTCACGATTTCATTTACGTCAACGGGAAGAGCCTTAAGTTCCCTGATCAAATCTCCTTCTCTGCTGAACATGGAGGAGGCAAGTCCGTTTATTCCTCCTGCAACGGCTGCTACCAGTGCGCCGACCGGAACGAAGAGTGGCTTGTACTGCTGAAACTGATCCAGCATCTGACCTAACTGGTCGGTTTGGCCAGCAACGGCCGCTATGACGAGCAGAATTGGGAAGACCAGTACATTTCCGAATCCGTTGAAGGCGAATGCAGGGACTTTCAGGAAGTACCACCATTCTCTTTTATAGAGAGCAGAGAACTTTGTCTGTTGTAAGCCCATCAGACCGGCTATCTCCCCTTCTTTAAGTTTCGACCGTTTGGCAAAATTCTCTTGGAGGCTCGAATAGACCGAGTAGTAAAATTTGTGACCAAGGAAGAGAAAGATTCCGAGAGCGGCAGCGTGCAGTCCAATGAAGGCAAGCAACCACAGCAAACCCTCTAAGAAGGGTTTGCTCAGGGCCTTTGTAACGAGTATAGTCGGCGGATATGCCCCGGCCGTCTTGTTTAGTATTGCATCTTCGCTCGAGAATATTCTCGCGAACTCCTCTGCGCTCATGTTCGGGTCAACCCTGCTGGTAAGGGAAACAAAAACAAGCGAGCCTATAATGACAAGCGCGCTGATCAGATAGACGATACTGTCTCTGTATCTCTTGAAGCGGAAGAGTCTCGAAAGCGGCAGAACGATTATCGCCGAGAGCATTATGGGCAACACCTGACTGAGTAGAAAGATTATCGCCATGAATATCCAGTATGAAATACCGGCTCCAGATCTGATCCCGTAGAGAATGTAGGCAGGAAGAATGACCGCAATCGAAATTACCATGAGATCCATAAGCACAACCAGGAATTTCGACATCAGAACCTCTGTTGACTTTAAGGGCAGGGGTATCAAGACGCTCATGTCATCCCCGAAGAAAAAAGTGCTTATCATAAGGAAGACTCCCATGATCAGCCCGAAGAGATTCGCTATGAGAAACGGTCCTGCCAGAAAGAGCTGCCTCATTCCCGCAGCGTCATACTGATCGTACATTGTGTTCAGCAGACTCATGTAAAGAGGCCCAAGAGAAAAGACCATCAAGAGTACCACGCCTATTATTAATGCCGGTTCCCAGAGTCTTTCTCTTTTCTTGAAATGATAGAGAGATCTAGGTATGTTGTAGTGAGCGTTAATCAGCGTCGAGGTAAGAGAAATCACCATTTTCGGTCTCACTACCCGTCACCTCCAGGAAGAGTTCTTCAAGGCTTCCCTTTCCTCTGAGCTTCCTAAGCTCTTCAACGGCGCCTACAAACTCAAGCTTTCCTTTGTTTATTATCGCGATCCTGTCGCAAATTCTCTCTGCCACTTCCATGACATGAGTGGAGAAGAATACTGTATTACCTGCCTTCACGTGGTTTCTCATCATTTGCTTAAGAATGAATGCCGATTCCGGATCGAGGCCTACTATCGGTTCGTCCAGTATCCATAGATCGGGATTATGTATCAATGCAGCAACAAGCGAAAGCTTCTGTCTCATCCCATGGGAGTAAGTGGAAACGGGATCTTTGATTGCATCTGAGAGCTTGAAATTCTGCAGGAGCTTCGAAGCCCTTTCTGCTCGCGTTTTCGGAGGAACCAAGAACACGTCGGAAATCATGTTGAGATATTGAATTCCTGTGATTTTCTCCATAACCAGCGGTTCGTCAGCAACGTAACCCATCTTCATCTTTGCTTCCACAGGCGAAGTCAGAACATCTATATTGTCGATGTGTATGCTTCCGGATGTCGGCTGAAGCAGACCGACTATCATTTTGATAGTAGTGGTCTTGCCGGCTCCGTTTGGTCCGAGAAAGCCAAATATCTCGCCTTCTTTAACGGTAAGGCTCACATCATCTACTGCCTTTACACTTCCACTATAAATCTTAGTAAGGTTTCTAATCTCGATCACGATCCTAACCTCCTACGCTAAACGAGAATTTCTGTTTTCACTCCTGACCAGAATCTGAAAAAACTCCTCCAGGTCAGGAATTGAAATGGTTGCTTCATCGGTCTTATAAAATCTCTCTGTTGACTCTGAGTTTTCAACGATTATCGAAAGTCTGTTCAGTTCCTTTGCTGCCGCCAGACAGTCCATACAATTGTCGAGTTCCTTTTTGTCGAAGGGCATCTTGACGATTCTGTATTTTTCTTTGATTCCGTCGAGATCACCGGAATACTTAACCTTCCCATTTATCATAATAAAGAATTCGTCTGCAATTTTCTCGACTTCAGGTATTATATGTGACGTGTAAAGTACAGTCTTTCCGAGAATTACCTTCTCTCTTATGAATTCGAGGGTGTCGTCTCGCATAATTGGGTCGAGACCCCATGTTGGTTCGTCCAGAATGTAGAAATCTGCGTCGGTTGAAAGAGCTAATGAGATGTACATTGCTGTCTTCATGCCGTTTGAGAAGGTTCTAATCTTCTTTGCATAAGGAAGCTTGTAGTGTGCGATATATTCTCGGGCCTGTTTTTCATCGAATCTGTCCGAAATTCTACGATTCAATTTCAGAGTATTTTCTATGTCCAGGTTTTCATAAAGATTCTTCTCCTCAGGAACGAACGAGATCATTTCTCTGACCTCATCAACGGGCTTTCCAAGAACAAGTATAGATCCTGAGTAATTGATCAATCCCAATATGGATTTCAGAACTGTCGTTTTTCCGGCTCCGTTTGGGCCAAGCAGCGCGTAGATTCTTTGTTTATCCAGCTTGACATCGATCCCGCGAACGGCCTCTACATTGCCATTATAAGTTTTCTCAAGGTTCTGAATATCCAAGGTTAATTCATTTCTTTCCATATCTTCTCAATCACCTCCAGGAGCCTTTCCAGAGAAATTCCCGATTTCTTTAGACGAAGGATGGGCTCCTTAAGCTCAGTAGATAGGCTTTCAAAGACAGAATCTCGCACCTGATCTCTGTCACTGACTACTATATACCCTAATCCCGGTCTTGCCATAATCAAGCCTTCCATTTCGAGTTCTCTGTAGGCTCTGGCAACAGTGTTAGGATTAACCCGGATTTGAGAGGCCATTTCACGAATTGAGGGAAGAGGATCTCCTTCCCTAAGTTTTTCCTTGAGTATCTCTTCCCTCACCCCTCTCTTGATTTGATCGTAGATCGGCAATGGGGATCTTATATCGATGTCAAACCACACATTATCACCTTCTGTACTGCCTTTGTCTTGTTGGTGTCGCTTTGCGAAAAGAAGAATCGTCCTTGGTTCAAAATCAATCCAGAGGTTAGAGGTGTGAGGGTAGAGGCCTGAAAATCAAAGTCATTCTAAGATCCTCACATCTCATCATCCTTAAGGGAACCGTCCTTGGTCCTTAGTTCAAGAGTATGGACCCGTCCTTCGAAAGAGCCGCTGCGCGCTCAAGAACAAAAACCCGCTGACCGCTGCAAGAAGCTCAAGAAACGT contains:
- a CDS encoding ABC transporter ATP-binding protein — its product is MIEIRNLTKIYSGSVKAVDDVSLTVKEGEIFGFLGPNGAGKTTTIKMIVGLLQPTSGSIHIDNIDVLTSPVEAKMKMGYVADEPLVMEKITGIQYLNMISDVFLVPPKTRAERASKLLQNFKLSDAIKDPVSTYSHGMRQKLSLVAALIHNPDLWILDEPIVGLDPESAFILKQMMRNHVKAGNTVFFSTHVMEVAERICDRIAIINKGKLEFVGAVEELRKLRGKGSLEELFLEVTGSETENGDFSYLDAD
- a CDS encoding putative ABC transporter permease subunit, whose product is MRPKMVISLTSTLINAHYNIPRSLYHFKKRERLWEPALIIGVVLLMVFSLGPLYMSLLNTMYDQYDAAGMRQLFLAGPFLIANLFGLIMGVFLMISTFFFGDDMSVLIPLPLKSTEVLMSKFLVVLMDLMVISIAVILPAYILYGIRSGAGISYWIFMAIIFLLSQVLPIMLSAIIVLPLSRLFRFKRYRDSIVYLISALVIIGSLVFVSLTSRVDPNMSAEEFARIFSSEDAILNKTAGAYPPTILVTKALSKPFLEGLLWLLAFIGLHAAALGIFLFLGHKFYYSVYSSLQENFAKRSKLKEGEIAGLMGLQQTKFSALYKREWWYFLKVPAFAFNGFGNVLVFPILLVIAAVAGQTDQLGQMLDQFQQYKPLFVPVGALVAAVAGGINGLASSMFSREGDLIRELKALPVDVNEIVKVKFLHIETLSLIGPAFGAVALSLILGLSFLEALVVFVVGALTLTFLNILQMIIDSIKPILEWENPQRAMKQNVNVALSIPVVFGYVGGLGYLAFLLKDTISGTIMTIILTAIALVGIVVTWPILIKRANRLFARDL
- a CDS encoding GntR family transcriptional regulator; translated protein: MWFDIDIRSPLPIYDQIKRGVREEILKEKLREGDPLPSIREMASQIRVNPNTVARAYRELEMEGLIMARPGLGYIVVSDRDQVRDSVFESLSTELKEPILRLKKSGISLERLLEVIEKIWKEMN
- a CDS encoding ABC transporter ATP-binding protein; translation: MERNELTLDIQNLEKTYNGNVEAVRGIDVKLDKQRIYALLGPNGAGKTTVLKSILGLINYSGSILVLGKPVDEVREMISFVPEEKNLYENLDIENTLKLNRRISDRFDEKQAREYIAHYKLPYAKKIRTFSNGMKTAMYISLALSTDADFYILDEPTWGLDPIMRDDTLEFIREKVILGKTVLYTSHIIPEVEKIADEFFIMINGKVKYSGDLDGIKEKYRIVKMPFDKKELDNCMDCLAAAKELNRLSIIVENSESTERFYKTDEATISIPDLEEFFQILVRSENRNSRLA